Proteins encoded by one window of Lates calcarifer isolate ASB-BC8 linkage group LG7_1, TLL_Latcal_v3, whole genome shotgun sequence:
- the LOC108887442 gene encoding fatty acid-binding protein, brain: MVDAFCATWKLVDSENFDDYMKALGVGFATRQVGNVTKPTVIISQEGDKVVIRTQSTFKNTEISFKLGEEFDEATADDRTCKSTVTMDGDKLVHVQKWDGKETKFVREIKDGKMVMNLTFEDIHAVRTYEKA; encoded by the exons ATGGTCGACGCCTTCTGTGCCACTTGGAAACTGGTCGACAGTGAGAATTTTGATGATTACATGAAAGCACTTG GTGTGGGCTTTGCCACCCGGCAGGTTGGTAATGTGACCAAGCCGACTGTTATCATCAGCCAGGAGGGCGACAAGGTGGTGATTCGCACCCAGAGCAccttcaaaaacacagagatctCCTTCAAGCTGGGAGAGGAGTTTGACGAAGCCACCGCTGATGACAGGACCTGCAAA TCCACAGTGACTATGGACGGAGACAAGTTGGTCCACGTCCAGAAGTGGGACGGCAAAGAGACCAAGTTTGTCAGAGAAATCAAGGACGGCAAGATGGTCATG aaTCTGACCTTTGAAGACATCCATGCAGTGCGTACCTACGAGAAGGCATGA